CGCGTCACTTGGGCGGCAGCGCGGCGCGACCGAGTTCCCGCGCGCGCAGCGTCGCCGCCTCGACCGCGTTGATCAGCGTCGTGCGCAGGCCGCCGGCTTCCAGCGTCGCCAGTCCGGCGATCGCGGTGCCGCCCGGCGACGTCACCATGTCCTTGAGGCGCCCCGGGTGCTCGTCGGTGTCGAGCAGCAACTTCGCGGCTCCCATCACGGTCTGCGCGGCGAGGCGCTGGGCCGTGCGGCGCGACAGGCCCATCTTGACCCCGCCGTCGGCAAGCGCGTCGAGCACGAGGAAGATGTAGGCCGGACCGCTGCCCGACAACCCGGTGACGGCGTCGAGCTGGCTCTCTTCGAGTACGACCGTGAGGCCCACCGCGTCGAACAAAAATCGCGCGGTTTCGACGTCCTCGTCCGTCGCGTGCTCGCCGGGCGCGATCGCCGTCGCACCCGCGCCCACCAGCGCCGGCGTGTTGGGCATCGCGCGAACGACGTGGGTCTCCGCGCGCAGCAGGTGCTCGATTGCCGCCGTCGGCACCCCGGCCGCGATCGACACGACGAGCGTGCCCTCGCGCATGTCGCTCGCAATCTCGCGGACCACGCGGTCGAGAATCTGCGGCTTGACGCTGAGGACGACGATATCGCTGCGCCGCACCAGTTCGACGTTGTCCGTCGTCGCGAACACGCCGTAGCGCGCGCGCAACTCATCGACGCGCTCGCCGCGCGGCGCGGAGCCGCCGATCCGCTCGGGCGAGATCCCCGCCGCCAGCAGACCGCGCAGCAACGCCTCGGCCATGTTGCCGCAGCCGACAAATCCGATCGTCTTTCCGGTTTTCACCACGCGGCTATCCTATGACGAAATCCTCGCGCTCGACCGGTGCGCGCCCGTCGAACCGGGCCAGGCTGCACCGGTCGAAGATGTCGTGCCGGGCGCCGCCGGTGAGCAGCTCCGCGTACCGCACGCCGATGACCGGCGCCATCATGAACCCGTGCCCGCCAAACCCGCTGCACAGAAACAAGCCGGGCACGCCGGGCGCCTCGCCCAGGATCGGCTGGCCGTCGTCGGTCATGTCGTACGGACCCGCCCACTGTCGCAGGATCTTGATCTCGGACAGCCCCGGCATCAGCCGCACGAGCTCGCGCGCATACGTCGCGAGGAACTTGAGCCGGGAGCCCATCGCGATCGTGGGCCGCTCGCCGGTGAGCGATACGCCACCGACGATCTCGCCGCGCATCGACTGACTGCAGTACAACCCGGTTGCGAGGTCGGACACCATCGGCCCGAGAAACGGCTTGAGCGGCTCCGACGAGCAGATCTCGTGGCGAACCGGATAGGTCGGCAGGTCGACGCCGACCATGCGCGCGACCGCGGGCGACCACGCCCCCGCCGCGTTGACGACGCGCCGCGCGCGCACCGCGCCGCGCGGAGTGTGCAGCGCGAATCCACCGGGTTCCACGTCGATGCGGTCGACCGGCGTGTGCGTGTACACGCGCGCGCCGAGGCGCGCGGCGCCCTGGGCGTAGCCCCACAGAAACGGCCACGGGAACAGGATGCCGTCGGTCGGGTTGAACGCCGCGCCGAGCACGCCGCGCGTGTCGAGCTGCGGCACGATGTCGCGCGCCTCGTCGGCGTCGATCATGCGGGTATCGACGCCGCAGCGGTTTTGCAGCGCGACGTTGCGCTCGAGCCGCTCCAGATCGCGCCGCCGGCGCGCGAGGAACAGGTAGCCGCCCTGGCGGAACCAGATGTTGACGCCCATCTCCTTGGCGAAGCCCCGGCACAGCGCGACCGACTCCTGCATCAGGCGGATGTTGATCTCGGTGGACCACTGCTGGCGAATACCGCCGCCGTTGCGTCCCGACGCGCCGCCCGCGAGGTAGCCGCGATCGATCACGACGACGTCCGTGAGGCCGCGCTTGCACAGGTTGTACGCGATCGACAGCCCCATCACGCC
This window of the Deltaproteobacteria bacterium genome carries:
- the proC gene encoding pyrroline-5-carboxylate reductase gives rise to the protein MKTGKTIGFVGCGNMAEALLRGLLAAGISPERIGGSAPRGERVDELRARYGVFATTDNVELVRRSDIVVLSVKPQILDRVVREIASDMREGTLVVSIAAGVPTAAIEHLLRAETHVVRAMPNTPALVGAGATAIAPGEHATDEDVETARFLFDAVGLTVVLEESQLDAVTGLSGSGPAYIFLVLDALADGGVKMGLSRRTAQRLAAQTVMGAAKLLLDTDEHPGRLKDMVTSPGGTAIAGLATLEAGGLRTTLINAVEAATLRARELGRAALPPK